A genomic stretch from Alosa sapidissima isolate fAloSap1 chromosome 3, fAloSap1.pri, whole genome shotgun sequence includes:
- the LOC121704529 gene encoding zinc finger protein with KRAB and SCAN domains 7, whose translation MTSNIDVSVSFLKYELASTIEQAVRSAVDTVLKETARVVGIKLAAARTAAAESHRENQTLRERLEISEGELKAVRYYMTAAEKNIKQCLLLNNQNQPRSSVVRPQSEENLFLFPSNTVESNVSQVTREHSRNVRSFRNSPGRTSFSRTLPSVGLCLPTPQSEWPRSVPNRRRIRSSASLNQSLMSHNQAPQAPTEPNQMLTGTEEGADGQFFIADDGVTNKEYKGTLISTEDGNRIPDEQEAPMQSEDTSDLSKFEFEVGGAAGNVNELGLIQVLEDHEEVKDAMIKIEDDSEPQNTAASGPDLTAVSAASAALTVNVSTSSLMTSSQVSGPPPMGLGEGSVPLQSTVQTSRDSSEKIYRCNVCGRGFRRFYCLKTHQRIHTGERPYPCRYCEKRFRHLDSLHKHQRIHTGERPYRCAQCGCCFRELGQLKKHRLTHSPAQTASAMPSHASLGLLPSTASFSWPHVGGQSLDSI comes from the exons ATGACATCAAATATAGATGTCAGTGTCTCTTTTCTCAAATATGAACTGGCCTCAACGATCGAGCAAGCTGTTAGATCTGCAGTGGACACTGTTTTGAAAGAGACAGCAAGGGTTGTGGGTATCAAACTAGCTGCTGCTCGTACCGCTGCCGCTGAGTCCCACCGAGAGAACCAAACTTTGAGGGAACGATTGGAGATATCAGAGGGTGAGTTAAAAGCTGTGCGGTATTACATGACTGCGGCCGAAAAGAATATCAAACAGTGCCTGCTTCTTAATAACCAAAACCAGCCTCGATCGAGTGTAGTGCGGCCACAGTCAGAGGaaaatctctttctcttcccatcCAATACTGTTGAAAGTAACGTTAGCCAGGTGACTAGAGAGCATTCACGCAACGTTAGGTCTTTTAGGAATTCTCCAGGAAGGACCAGTTTCTCCAGAACACTTCCGAGCGTAGGACTGTGCTTGCCCACTCCTCAGTCAGAATGGCCCAGGAGTGTACCCAATCGCCGCAGAATAAGATCATCAGCGTCGCTGAACCAGTCCCTCATGAGCCACAACCAGGCCCCCCAGGCCCCGACAGAACCAAACCAGATGTTAACTGGAACCGAGGAAGGAGCAGATGGTCAGTTTTTCATCGCAGACGATGGAGTCACCAATAAGG AATACAAAGGCACCTTGATCTCCACAGAGGATGGCAACAGAATTCCTGATGAACAAGAGGCGCCAATGCAGTCAGAGGACACATCGGACCTGAGCAAATTTGAGTTTGAGGTGGGTGGTGCTGCGGGTAATGTGAATGAGCTGGGCCTCATTCAGGTACTGGAGGACCATGAGGAAGTCAAGGACGCAATGATCAAGATCGAAGACGACTCTGAGCCTCAGAATACGGCTGCTTCTGGCCCTGATCTGACTGCAGTGTCCGCAGCATCAGCTGCTCTTACGGTCAATGTGTCCACGTCTTCCTTGATGACTTCATCCCAGGTGTCAGGCCCTCCTCCGATGGGGCTAGGTGAGGGCAGCGTCCCGCTCCAGAGCACTGTCCAGACGTCCCGGGACAGCTCAGAGAAGATCTACCGCTGCAACGTGTGCGGCCGTGGCTTCCGGCGCTTCTACTGCCTGAAGACGCACCAGCGCATCCACACGGGCGAGCGGCCATACCCATGCCGCTACTGCGAGAAGCGCTTTCGCCACCTGGACAGCCTGCACAAGCACCAGCGCATCCACACTGGCGAGAGGCCCTACCGCTGTGCCCAGTGCGGGTGCTGCTTCCGCGAGCTGGGCCAGCTGAAGAAGCACCGGCTGACTCACTCGCCCGCTCAGACGGCCAGCGCCATGCCCTCCCACGCCTCGCTTGGGCTCCTGCCCAGCACAGCGTCCTTCTCTTGGCCCCACGTCGGTGGTCAGTCCCTGGACTCCATTTAA
- the LOC121704532 gene encoding small integral membrane protein 10-like protein 2A — protein MAGLSYLVFRFSGSAGRTYGVFSKGLTRTLLIFFDLAWRLRIRFPYLYLIASMMFNVRLQVHIEIH, from the exons ATGGCGGGGCTGTCATACTTAGTGTTTCGTTTTTCGGGGTCCGCTGGTCGGACTTATGGGGTGTTTTCCAAAGGACTCACACggactttgttaatattttttGATCTTGCATGGCGACTTCGAATCAGATTCCCCTACCTCTACCTCATCGCCTCAATGATGTTTAATGTGCGCTTACAG GTTCACATTGAAATACACTGA